Sequence from the Streptomyces mobaraensis NBRC 13819 = DSM 40847 genome:
CTGCGCCCCACCGTCCAGACACCATTTCACCTTCGCCCAGCGCCGCTGCCAGGCCAGGGGCCACTGGGGATTCCAGTCGGGGTCGATCGCCTCCAGCAGCTCCCGCCGCCGCTGCGCCCGCTCGGGCTTCTTCCCCAGGCCGTGGGGCTTGCGCAGGTTGGACAACTCCTGACCCACGGGCTGCCCTTCGAAGACCGCTGCCAGAGGAGCGGCGAGAGTGCCGTGCTCGTCGTAGTAGCGCCGGTAGACCGCGATCTTCGCCGCGAACCGCGCGTCGGCCCCCTCCCACTCCATGCCGAGCTCGTCCAGCAGCTGGAACCTCCACGCCCGCAGCGTCCCGTCCCGGTGCGCCCGCCGCTGCTCGGCGCACCACTGCCCCAGCGCATAGTCCCTCTCCCAACCGTCACCGGGCTGCGCCTGACTGCTGCGCGGGACGCGTTCCTGCAGAGGGACGCGGGCGTGCCCGTGCCCGGCCACCCACCGGCACAAAAGGTGGTAGCCGGTCAGCCATACCTCGGACTGGGGCTGCAGAACCCGGGTACGCAGGAACCGCGCAACCGTGATCGCATCGCGCGGAGCGAAGAACCGCAGCAGCGCCGCATCCCCCGGCATCCCCTCGCACCCGGCCGCGCCCCCGTCCTTCTCGGCGCCCTGCTGTTCCTGGCCTGTGCCGGTGTCGCGGATGTACTGGGGGTCGTCGACGAGGACCTCGTCGGCGGTTCCGCGGCCGCTGTGCTCCTGGCGCAGGACGAGTTTCTCGATGATCTGCTCATCGTGGGCGCGCAGCGCCTGGAGGACAGCGACCAGGGGCCGGTAGCTGGGGGAGGACACCATGTCCTGCGGGTCCTCATCCGGCCGGAGGAAGATAGGCACGAGGACCCGCGCGATCTTTCCTTCGCCGGGCGTCTGCCGTAGTGCGCGGCCGGTGTTCTGCACGACATCGACCACACTGCCGCGGGTGTCGGCGAACACCACGGCGTCGACACCGCGTCTCCCGGTGATGTCCGCGCCCTCCCCGAGGACCTTGCACGTCGCCAGGAACGACATCACCGTCTCGGCGCCGTCGTCGTCGAGCCCGTCGGCGAACCGGCCCACCACCTGCCGACGGTAGCCCAGAGGGTGCTCACCGGAAAGCCATTCCGCCACCGTCCTGGCAGGGTCCGGGTAACGACCAGGGTCGCTCTCGTACAGGTCGGTGGCGACCGAGGGCAGGCTCCGGGCGAAGCCCATCGCGTCCCGGGTGCGGTGGTGGAAGGAGAGCACAGACCGCAGCCCGCTCTCCTTCCAGCGCGTCAGCAGCGCGGCCTGCAAAGCCGCCAGCCGCCGCTCCCGCGCCTGCTGCTCCGTCAGCTCGTCCTGGGCGGCAGGGTCGCGGATCTCCAGCACGTCGATCTCGAACCGGGCCAGGACACCGCGCTCGATCGCTTCCAGCAGCCCGAAGCCGATCTGCCGCCCGTAGATCTCCTCATCGTCCATAGAGGCGACCAGCTGCCCGCCCACCCCCTCCTCCCCACGAGCCGGCCCCGCCTTGCCGTCCACGGATTCCGGGATCTCCCACAACCGGGGCGTGGCCGTCATGTACAGCCGGCGGTCTGCCCGGATGCGCGTGTTGTCATGGATGATGGCCCACGGCTTCCCCCGCGCTCCGGAGGTGCGGTGCGCCTCGTCCACGACGGCGAGGTCGAACGGAGCCAGTTGCTGTCCGTACAGGCCTGCCATGGCCTCTTCCAGCGGTCCCGGCACTATCTCGCCGCCCCGGCGGCGGTACGCGAGCGAGGCGTAGGTCGCGAAGACCGTGACCGGTCCGCTACCGCCCCACAGCGCCAGCCGCGGCGCACTCGTGGTGCACCGTACCCCCAGCTCCTTCAGTTCCTCCGCGTTGCCTATCGGTGAGCAGACTGCGATGCCCGGCTCGGTGTGGCCGGCGGTCCTCCACCACGCCACTGTCTGGACCAGTAGGTCGAGCGTGTGGACCATCACCAGGAC
This genomic interval carries:
- a CDS encoding Helicase associated domain protein: MPTAPMSDRQARSLGEPVIPARDHQPDLLNKVVAELQPQPGAGIPEKGLRVTLAAAPGSGKTWISREVARRLAPRRRVLVMVHTLDLLVQTVAWWRTAGHTEPGIAVCSPIGNAEELKELGVRCTTSAPRLALWGGSGPVTVFATYASLAYRRRGGEIVPGPLEEAMAGLYGQQLAPFDLAVVDEAHRTSGARGKPWAIIHDNTRIRADRRLYMTATPRLWEIPESVDGKAGPARGEEGVGGQLVASMDDEEIYGRQIGFGLLEAIERGVLARFEIDVLEIRDPAAQDELTEQQARERRLAALQAALLTRWKESGLRSVLSFHHRTRDAMGFARSLPSVATDLYESDPGRYPDPARTVAEWLSGEHPLGYRRQVVGRFADGLDDDGAETVMSFLATCKVLGEGADITGRRGVDAVVFADTRGSVVDVVQNTGRALRQTPGEGKIARVLVPIFLRPDEDPQDMVSSPSYRPLVAVLQALRAHDEQIIEKLVLRQEHSGRGTADEVLVDDPQYIRDTGTGQEQQGAEKDGGAAGCEGMPGDAALLRFFAPRDAITVARFLRTRVLQPQSEVWLTGYHLLCRWVAGHGHARVPLQERVPRSSQAQPGDGWERDYALGQWCAEQRRAHRDGTLRAWRFQLLDELGMEWEGADARFAAKIAVYRRYYDEHGTLAAPLAAVFEGQPVGQELSNLRKPHGLGKKPERAQRRRELLEAIDPDWNPQWPLAWQRRWAKVKWCLDGGAQLADLRPGLMVDGEDVGAWIAEQHLSWQGLSAGQRERLAVLGIRVPAGELETAALPALEAAGAVVLPATATPWERGTAALRQYKAREGHVRVPRAHRETIRIDHGDDGLREEHVRLGIWRSNTRSRRDRLTDTQRQEAQRLGLLT